GCGGGAATTTTCGGTCAGGTTATAATCGGATTGATTAGTGATAAAGTTTGGTTCTGGGGTGGAAGACGCAGACCATTTATTTTAATCGGCGGAACTCTCGCTGCTATTATGATCATTGCGCTTCCCAATATCGGAGCAATTAATGATTTTCTGGGTGTTGGAAGTATTCTTGCTGTTGCAATAGTTGTTGCGTTAACACTTGACCTTGCAATTAATATCAGCTTTAATCCAACACGTTCGATTATTGCAGATGTAACTCCGGATGGAGTTCCGCGAACAAAAGGTTATACCTGGATGCAGACCATCTCAGGTTTCTGGGGAGTAATGGCTTATGCAATCGGAGCAATCTTCGGAAATTATTTTTTGATCTATCTCGGAGCATTTATTGTTCTGGGATTTTCTTTCATTCCACCATTTTTCATAAAAGAAAGTAAGGAACTGACTGAACCCAAGCAGAAAACCGAATTAACTGAACTCAAATCCAAAGTAACAGAATGGGGAGAATTATTAAAATTATATTTTGCACATGGCTTTTCCTGGATCGGTGTGCAGACAATGTTTGTTTATATAATAGCTTACATTCAACAAAAGTTGAATCCTGGTAACGAAACAGAGACAGGACAAATAATTGCAATTTCATTCCTGGTTTTGAATGCAGTAGGATTTATCCTTCCGGCTTTCGTTCTTGAACCAATCACTGAAAAAATCGGAAGAGTAAAAACTCATTTAACCTGCGTTGCAATAATGGCACTTGGATATTTTGGAATTGTTCTGTTAGGAAAGACATCCATCATGCTTTATGTGCTGATGGCAGTTTGTGGAATTGGTTGGGCGGCAATTGTTAGTCTTCCTTTTGCAATCATGTCGGAAAAAGTTGATCAGACAAAGATGGGCTTCTTTATGGGTATTTTTAATCTATCTGTAGTTTTACCTCAATTGATTGTCAGTTTGGTTTTAGGTTATTTTATACAACAGGCGGAAGATAAAAACTTAATTTTCATCATCAGCGGTACAACACTTGCAATATCAGCTCTACTATGGCTGCTGGTAAAGGAAAAGTCTGTTAAAGCAAACTTACGTTAGAAATATTTTTTTGATGATTAAACGCCCTGTCAATATTGATTGGCAGGGCTTTTTAATTGTTAATTACAAAGCGATTCTTTTTGACTTCAAAAAATAATTTCTTTTAGTTTGTAGTAGCATTTATTCCGGGGTAAAATATTATGAAAATATTATCACTTATTTCTATTATAATTTTTTCACTTGCTTTCATTCGTTGTTCTGATGATAGCCCAGTAGATCCACCATCAACAACTTCAAAAGGAAACCTTGTGGTAAAATCAATTCCATCTGGCGCTAGAATATATCTGATGGGAACTGATACAGGTAAAAATACACCTGACACCTTAAATCTTGAAGCAGGGATTTATGATCTATTTTTATTTTTACAGTATTATGATACTGCATTCTTCTCGGCAAAGGTTGTTGAAAACATATCCTCCACAAAAGAAATTACACTTGTTGACGGTTTGCCATTTGTTGATATTACTTTGGATTATATAATAAGATCTAACGGAGATAGTGTTCAATTTAATTGGGTTATAAATCAAGATGTGTTGATAGACAGTATTATTGTGAAGAGACCAATCGATCTTTCAGTAAATTATGTGACAGATAGGTATTTATATAATAACCAATTATTTCCATTTGAAGATCAAACAGGGAATCCTATAATATATTATCTACCACCCACAGATTCAGGAAATAATTTTTATCCAAGAATCGAAACATTTCCATACTGGATAGATTTTTACGGTAAGAAAGCGCATGGTTCAATGACGGCTTTTCATCTTTCTTTCAGTCAGGGAATATGAGATTGAGATTATTATAAAATAAAATTTTCTATAAAGGGAGAATGCTATGAAAAAATTATTCTATTCGCTTTTATTTGTTTTAGTTTCCACTTCATTTGCACAATGGTCAACAGATCCAAACACCAATTTAATGATTTGCGATGTAACCGGAGAGCAAGCACTTGCAAAAATTGCAATGACATCGGACGGCGGTTGTTATATATCGTGGTTTGATACAAGATCGGGTGCTTATAATGTTTATCTTCAACGTCTTGATCCGCTTGGTTATAAAATGTGGGCACCAGATGGTTTGTTGATAAGTAACAATCCTCAGGATAGTTGGATAACAGATTATGATTTGATATGCGATCAGAACAATAATGCAGTTTTAGTTTTCAGCGATATCAGATCAGGAGGTTTATTAAAACCGGTTGCTTATAAAATTAGCTCAAGTGGTGACTTCCTTTGGGGAAGTAATGGTATCGATATTTCTTCTAGTGACAGCTTCCAACCATCTCCCACTTTAACTGAGACGAGTGATGGCAACATAGTTTTCGCATGGATCAGTTCTGATGGAAGTCAGAAAATAGCTCTGCAAAAATTATCACCAACAGGTCAGAAAATTTGGGGAACGACACCAATTTTAATTCAAAGTGCAACAGAAGATTATAGCTGGCCGGCACTTGTTAAATCTGATAATGGAGAAGTAATACTTATACATACAGTACCAAGTGGAATTTATCAAGCAAGAATCAGGGCGCATAAACTTGATGTCAATGGACAACTCTTATGGGGAACGAATGGAATAATGATTCAAAACAATGGACAGATGGCTTCTTTTCAAGTGCCGGAAGTTGAACCTGATGGTAATAATGGAGCATTGATTGCATGGTATGATGGACGAGCTGGTAATAATCTTTCGAGTTCATTTGTGCAAAGAATTTCTTCAACGGGTATATTATATTTCCCAGCCGACGGATCTGAGGGATCTCTTGCTTCCCAACGA
This region of bacterium genomic DNA includes:
- a CDS encoding PEGA domain-containing protein, yielding MKILSLISIIIFSLAFIRCSDDSPVDPPSTTSKGNLVVKSIPSGARIYLMGTDTGKNTPDTLNLEAGIYDLFLFLQYYDTAFFSAKVVENISSTKEITLVDGLPFVDITLDYIIRSNGDSVQFNWVINQDVLIDSIIVKRPIDLSVNYVTDRYLYNNQLFPFEDQTGNPIIYYLPPTDSGNNFYPRIETFPYWIDFYGKKAHGSMTAFHLSFSQGI
- a CDS encoding MFS transporter — its product is MLEIQKKLTNTFYALLALPATAMGFALSIQIAVLSWILNSQYGLDIHEIGIVWAAGPLAGIFGQVIIGLISDKVWFWGGRRRPFILIGGTLAAIMIIALPNIGAINDFLGVGSILAVAIVVALTLDLAINISFNPTRSIIADVTPDGVPRTKGYTWMQTISGFWGVMAYAIGAIFGNYFLIYLGAFIVLGFSFIPPFFIKESKELTEPKQKTELTELKSKVTEWGELLKLYFAHGFSWIGVQTMFVYIIAYIQQKLNPGNETETGQIIAISFLVLNAVGFILPAFVLEPITEKIGRVKTHLTCVAIMALGYFGIVLLGKTSIMLYVLMAVCGIGWAAIVSLPFAIMSEKVDQTKMGFFMGIFNLSVVLPQLIVSLVLGYFIQQAEDKNLIFIISGTTLAISALLWLLVKEKSVKANLR